A genomic window from Triticum urartu cultivar G1812 chromosome 7, Tu2.1, whole genome shotgun sequence includes:
- the LOC125520560 gene encoding 26.2 kDa heat shock protein, mitochondrial-like, with translation MASAVARRGAALPSLLKKLLAKPSAPGAPVSFALRPAAVTAARRPYNTLGKEGRLYDDDDSDSSSGESGSEYEDTDSDDRRRARDFFVPSFSQDVLDQFGAHTSLSRLLSAQEDAAAPTGLSSTAGASRLGRWVSKVDDDAVYLKVPMPGLGKEHVKVWAEPNGLVIKGEGEKEPWDGDDDSAMPRYSRRIKVPADAFKMDKIKALMKNGVLRVTVPRLKEEERKDVFQVKIE, from the exons ATGGCTTCCGCCGTCGCTCGCAGGGGTGCCGCGCTGCCCAGCCTCCTCAAGAAGCTGCTCGCCAAGCCGTCCGCGCCGGGTGCGCCCGTGTCCTTCGCGCTCCGTCCCGCCGCCGtcaccgccgcccgccgcccgtaCAACACCCTGGGCAAGGAGGGCCGCCTCTACGACGACGACGACTCCGACTCCTCCAGTGGCGAGAGCGGCAGCGAGTACGAGGACACCGACTCCGACGACCGCCGCCGCGCCCGCGACTTCTTCGTCCCCAGCTTCTCGCAGG ACGTGCTCGACCAGTTCGGCGCGCACACGAGCCTGAGCCGCCTGCTTTCtgcgcaagaggacgctgccgctcCGACCGGCCTCTCCTCCACTGCCGGGGCGTCGCGGCTCGGACGCTGGGTGTCGAAGGTGGACGACGACGCGGTGTACCTCAAGGTGCCGATGCCGGGGCTGGGGAAGGAGCACGTGAAGGTGTGGGCCGAGCCGAACGGCCTGGTGATCAAGGGCGAGGGCGAGAAGGAGCCCTGGGACGGCGACGACGACTCCGCGATGCCGAGGTACAGCCGCCGCATCAAGGTGCCCGCCGACGCGTTCAAGATGGACAAGATCAAGGCCTTGATGAAGAACGGCGTGCTCAGGGTGACCGTGCCCAGGCTGAAGGAGGAGGAGCGCAAGGACGTGTTCCAGGTGAAGATCGAGTAG